Genomic window (Candidatus Thermoplasmatota archaeon):
CGCCGGGGCGCCGGAAGGCGACGAGGCCCACGCGCGCCTCGATGGGCATCCCGATGCGGGCGATGAGATCCTCGCCCGCGCGCGAACCGGTCGTGAAGTGGTCGAGGAAGTAGCGCAGGAAGTCGAACGCCGAGACGCCGAAGTTGCGGCGGATGGGCGTGTCGAAGATGGAGAGGAAGAAGACGGTGGGCAGGAGGAACACAAGCGGCAGGGCCACGGCGACGAGCGTCTCGCCCGGCTGGGGAGGGTAGAGGGCCACGATGGCCGGCACGGCCGCGAGGAACTGGAGGAGGCTTCCCGGAAGCGTCGCGCGGTGCTTGTTGTTGGCCGTGGCGTAGAGCGCCGTGTGCCGCACGGCAAGGAGCGCCGCGTAGGCGAGGTGCACGCTTACGACCTCGGGGAAGGCAAGGACCAGGCGCGCCGCCTGCGCCACGGCGAGCACGACGGCCACGCCAAGGCAGCCCAGGAGCGCGAGGAACGCCGAGCGCTTCTGGTAGAAGGTGCCGCCCATGGCGCGGATGAGCGGCGCGGACAGGAAGGCGGCGACAAGGCCGGGAAGCGCGATCAGAAGGAAGCCGTGGAAAAGGCCCCCCGGCAGGCTGGGCTCGAGCAGGAGGCCGAAGACCGAGGTTGCAAGGATCGCGGAGAAGGTCACGCGGCGGCGGGGCGAGCGGAAGAGCGCGCGGCTCATGCGCGCGGTCTTCTCGATGTTCACCTGGACGCTTGAGGCAAGCGCCTTTGCCACGTCCTCGTCCGCGACAAGGCCGGGCCTTTGCGGCGGCTCGGGGAAGGCGCGGGAGCCGGCGTCTTGGCCCGGTGCGCGCGCCTGCGCGGCAGCGTCCACGCGCGCCGATCGCAAGCAAGGGATATAACGTTCCCGGCCGCCTTGCGGGCCCCATGAAGCGCGAGATCATCGTGGGCTTGAACCCCGTCCTCGAGGCCATCGCGGCGGGTCGGCCCGTGCGGCGCGTGCTCGTGTCGCGCGAGAGCGACCGGGACCGCATCGCCGATCTCGCCCGCCGTCGCCGCATCCCGGTCGAGTTTGTGACGAAGCGCCGCCTGGACGAGATCTACGGCGGCCCGCACCAGGGAATCCTCGCCATCGCGGCGCCGCGGGGGTACGCGCGCCTGTCCGACGTGCTGGAGGGGGCAAGAGGGCGGGGCGAGGACCCCTTCCTCGTTCTCCTCGACGGCGTGGAGGACCCGCACAACCTCGGCGCCGTGGCGCGGACGGCGCTTGCCGCCGGCGCGCACGGCATCGTTGTCCCCGAGCGGGAGGCGGCGGGAATCTCGCCCGGGGCGCACAAGGCAAGCGCGGGTGCGCTCGCGCGCATCCCGGTCGTGCTCGCGGTGAACCTGGCGACCGCGATCCGGGAGCTCAAGCGCGAGAACGTCTGGATCGGCGTGGCCGAGGCGTCGGGGAAGCCGTGGGACGAGGTTTCCTTCACGGGGCCCCTTGCGCTTGTCCTGGGCGGCGAGGCGCGCGGCGTGCGGAAGCTTCCCGCAAGCCTGGCGGACTTCTCGGTGGCCTTGCCCATGCGCGCGGGGGAATCGCTCAACGTGAGCGTGGCCGCGGGGATCCTGTTCTACGAGCGGATGCGCCAGCAGCGGGCCAAGGGGAAGGGGCAGGGCTCGGTTCGGAAGGGATGAAAGGAAGGCGACGCCCGCGAGGAGGGCGTCGCCGGTCCCTCGTCCCCGGTTGATTCGAACGCGGAGGTCCAACCGGGGGGTTTCGGGAGGCTTCGTTCGAAGGCGTGATCGTCAGTACGTCATGTCCTGGAAGAACTCGGAGGGCGCTGCGTGCGTGGCGAGGTTGGCCTGGCCCATCTGGGTGAAGTACTGTTCGAGGGCCTCGGTCACGGTGTCGGAGATGGGCTTGCCGGTGAGCACCTTCACCGAATGCAATCGGATGTGCTGGTTCACCGGGATCATGATCTTGACTTCCTTCAGCTGGCTTGCGCGCTTGGCTCCGGAGTTTCCATCGATCATGTCGCTTTCCTCCCCCTTTCCCCAGCACATCCCAACCATCGCGTTGAGATTTCGCAGACAGCCAAACGAGCAGTGAGTAAAAAAAACTTCCGCTGGCCA
Coding sequences:
- the rlmB gene encoding 23S rRNA (guanosine(2251)-2'-O)-methyltransferase RlmB — encoded protein: MKREIIVGLNPVLEAIAAGRPVRRVLVSRESDRDRIADLARRRRIPVEFVTKRRLDEIYGGPHQGILAIAAPRGYARLSDVLEGARGRGEDPFLVLLDGVEDPHNLGAVARTALAAGAHGIVVPEREAAGISPGAHKASAGALARIPVVLAVNLATAIRELKRENVWIGVAEASGKPWDEVSFTGPLALVLGGEARGVRKLPASLADFSVALPMRAGESLNVSVAAGILFYERMRQQRAKGKGQGSVRKG
- a CDS encoding DUF2070 family protein → MDAAAQARAPGQDAGSRAFPEPPQRPGLVADEDVAKALASSVQVNIEKTARMSRALFRSPRRRVTFSAILATSVFGLLLEPSLPGGLFHGFLLIALPGLVAAFLSAPLIRAMGGTFYQKRSAFLALLGCLGVAVVLAVAQAARLVLAFPEVVSVHLAYAALLAVRHTALYATANNKHRATLPGSLLQFLAAVPAIVALYPPQPGETLVAVALPLVFLLPTVFFLSIFDTPIRRNFGVSAFDFLRYFLDHFTTGSRAGEDLIARIGMPIEARVGLVAFRRPGGRIKAVVAVPSLHPGPVGHLGGGDLPEKIAERIPRAEHVLVPHGACTHDMNPTRSEEVTRVGDAVN